The genomic segment GTCGACCTCGATGCCGCGCGAGGACAGGAAGCCGCGGACGCCGTCGTCGCGCGGCAGCCCGTCGACGTGCTCGTCGTAGTCGGCGTGGGCGTCGAAGGGCACGAACTCCTCGCCCGTGCGCCGGGCGCGGTCGCGCAGGTACTCGTCGAAGAGCTGCTTCCACGCGGCGGCGTGGATCTTCGCGGTCTGGGTGAGCACCCCGTCGAGGTCGAACAGGCAGGCGGTCACGGGGTCCGGGAGTCCGAGCATCGTCGGCTGGCTACCCGGCCCCGCCGGACTCAGTCGTTGGCCGTCACCGCGTCCAGGACCGCCGCGAACTTGCGGCGGGCGTCCTCGCGGCGCGTCGGGACGTGCTCGGTGGGGACCTCGCCCTCGGGCGCGCTGTAGCCGCGCAGCACCTGGCGCGCGACGGACTGGCGATGGACCTCGTCGGGCCCGTCGTAGATCCGCGCAGCCCGCGCGTAGCGGTACATCGCCTCCAGCGGCAGGTCGGTCGAGTAGCCCAGGCTGCCGTGGGCCTGCAGCGCACGATCGATGACGTCGTGCAGCATCTCGGCGCCCGCGTACTTGATCATGCTGATCGGCGTGCGGGCCGCCGCGACGCCCTGGGTGTCCATGACCCACGCCGCGTGCAGCGTCATGAACCGCGCCGCCTGCATCTGCGCCGCCGAGTCGGCGACCCAGTTCTGCACGGTCTGGTGCTCGGCCAGCGTCTTGCCGTGCGCGACGCGGTAGGTCGCCCGCTCGCAGAGCATGTCGAAGGCCCGCTGGGCCACGCCCAGCCAGCGCATGCAGTGGTGGATCCGCCCCGGGTACAGCCGCTGCTGGGCGATGAGGAAGCCCTCGCCCTCGCCGCCGAGGCGGGCCGACGCCGGGATCCGCACGTCCTCGTAGAGGACCTCGGCGTGGCCGCCGAGCTTGCCGAAGGACTCCCACGGGTGCTCCATCGTCGGCACGTCGCGCAGGATCTGCACGCCCGGCGTGTCGACGTCGACGACGAACATCGAGGCACGCTGGTGCGGGCGCGCCTCGGGGTCGGTGACGGCCATGACGATGAGGAAGTCGGCGATGGACGCGTTGGAGGAGAACCACTTGCGGCCGCTGATGACGTAGTCGTCGCCGTCGCGTGTCGCGCGGGTGCGCAGCAGCGTCGGGTCGCTGCCGGCCGTGTCGGGCTCGGTCATCGAGAACGCCGACTTCAGGTCGCCGGCCAGCAGCGGCTCGAGGTAGCGCTCCTTCTGCTCCGGGTTGCCGGCGAGCGCCAGGATCTCGCTGTTGCCCGAGTCCGGCGCCTGGCAGCCGAACGCGTTGGGGGCGAACGGGCTCGTGCCGAGCACCTCGTGCAGCAGGCCGAGCTTGACCTGGCCGAAGCCCTGCCCGCCGAGCTCGGGGTCCAGGTGCGCGGCCCACAGCCCCTGCCGGCGCACCTCGGCCTGCAGCGGGGCGTAGATGCGGTCCAGGGCCTCCTGGGAGAGGTCGTGGGCGACCGTCTCGATCGGCCACACCTCCTCGCGCACGAACTCGCGTGCCCAGTCGAGCTTCTCCGCGTAGTGCGGCTCGGTGCTGAAATCCCAGGCCATGCGGGCATCCTCGCACGTCGCGGGGGCGCCGCGGGAGGGCGGCTCAGGGCCCGGCGTGGCGGCGGTGGCGCAGGAACAGGCCGACCGCCAGGACGATGGCCACCACGACGAGCGCGCCGACGCCCACGTCGCGGATGATCGCCCCCACCGCGTCACCGGCGACGTAGGCCAGCACGCCGACGGTCGCGGCCCACGAGATCCCGCCCAGCGCGTTGAACGCCAGGAACGACCGCCAGCGCATGCGCGTGATGCCGGCCAGCCACGACGCCCAGACCCGCAGCCCGAG from the Baekduia soli genome contains:
- a CDS encoding acyl-CoA dehydrogenase family protein; protein product: MAWDFSTEPHYAEKLDWAREFVREEVWPIETVAHDLSQEALDRIYAPLQAEVRRQGLWAAHLDPELGGQGFGQVKLGLLHEVLGTSPFAPNAFGCQAPDSGNSEILALAGNPEQKERYLEPLLAGDLKSAFSMTEPDTAGSDPTLLRTRATRDGDDYVISGRKWFSSNASIADFLIVMAVTDPEARPHQRASMFVVDVDTPGVQILRDVPTMEHPWESFGKLGGHAEVLYEDVRIPASARLGGEGEGFLIAQQRLYPGRIHHCMRWLGVAQRAFDMLCERATYRVAHGKTLAEHQTVQNWVADSAAQMQAARFMTLHAAWVMDTQGVAAARTPISMIKYAGAEMLHDVIDRALQAHGSLGYSTDLPLEAMYRYARAARIYDGPDEVHRQSVARQVLRGYSAPEGEVPTEHVPTRREDARRKFAAVLDAVTAND